In a single window of the Gossypium hirsutum isolate 1008001.06 chromosome D02, Gossypium_hirsutum_v2.1, whole genome shotgun sequence genome:
- the LOC107909262 gene encoding probable protein phosphatase 2C 52 isoform X1, with the protein MLFHFVFSSTSHSSDASRYLQAYIGLCKWKVCFSNYIPEISSGSRRNIVLFNLIGCFVCGADEMGCSVSTSSRSTCSSGSRGEAVSPLFFEIGFCGTKRTKRTFSDHVITLQNLPSVPNRIFTNGKSRTSCIFTQQGRKGINQDAMIVWEDFMSEDVTFCGVFDGHGPQGHLVARKVRDALPLKLLSSMHSYQSRQNGSGGACLKGNLKKSDGSPEDRLNCLWKETFMKSYKAMDKELRSHPNLDCFCSGSTAVTIVKQGPNLFMGYIGDSRAIMGSKDSNGSMVAIQLTVDLKPDLPREAERIKKCRGRVFALQDEPEVPRVWLPFDDAPGLAMARAFGDFCLKEYGVISIPEFSHRLLTERDQFIVLASDGVWDVLSNEEVVEIVSLAPTRSSAARILVDSAAREWKLKYPTSKMDDCAVVCLFLDGKMDTESDYEEQGLSSATVQSNHSGNAIETDDGQKTELYLPRNFTVRSSEESDSYGRVAAEFEGNVDAVSTEDQNWSGLEGVTRVNSLVQLPRFSEERPNP; encoded by the exons AtgctttttcattttgttttctccTCGACCTCTCACTCCAGCGATGCTAGTCGTTATCTCCAAGCATACATAGGCCTCTGTAAGTGGAAGGTTTGCTTTAG CAACTACATACCTGAGATCTCTTCTGGCTCAAGGAGGAACATTGTGCTTTTTAACTTAATCGGATGTTTTGTTTGTGGAGCTGATGAAATGGGGTGTTCTGTTTCCACTAGTAGTCGGAGTACTTGCAGTTCCGGGAGCCGTGGGGAGGCAGTTTCTCCTTTGTTTTTCGAGATTGGATTTTGTGGGACAAAGAGAACTAAGAGAACGTTCTCTGATCATGTTATTACGCTGCAGAATTTACCCTCAGTACCCAACAGGATTTTCACAAATGGGAAGAGCCGAACTTCTTGCATATTCACTCAGCAGGGTCGAAAGGGAATCAACCAGGATGCCATGATTGTATGGGAA GATTTCATGTCTGAAGATGTGACCTTTTGTGGTGTATTTGATGGCCATGGTCCACAAGGTCATCTCGTTGCTCGCAAAGTGCGAGATGCCCTGCCCCTTAAATTGCTATCCTCCATGCATTCGTATCAGTCGAGGCAAAATGGGTCCGGAGGAGCATGTTTGAAGGGGAATTTGAAGAAATCGGATGGCTCTCCTGAGGACAGATTAAATTGTTTGTGGAAGGAAACATTCATGAAGTCATACAAAGCCATGGATAAAGAGTTGAGGTCCCATCCTAATTTGGACTGCTTCTGTAGTGGTAGCACTGCTGTCACTATAGTGAAACAG GGCCCCAACCTTTTCATGGGATATATCGGGGATTCTCGTGCGATTATGGGATCCAAGGATAGCAATGGTTCAATGGTAGCAATCCAATTGACAGTTGATCTGAAGCCTGATTTACCAA GGGAAGCTGAAAGGATCAAAAAGTGCAGAGGTAGGGTCTTCGCATTGCAAGATGAACCCGAAGTACCGAGAGTATGGTTGCCATTTGATGATGCCCCTGGGCTAGCAATGGCTCGAGCTTTCGGGGATTTTTGTTTGAAGGAATATGGCGTTATCTCTATACCTGAATTTTCCCACCGGCTCCTTACGGAGAGAGATCAATTCATTGTTCTTGCCTCAGATGGG GTTTGGGATGTATTGAGCAACGAAGAGGTGGTTGAGATTGTATCCTTGGCTCCTACCCGGTCATCCGCTGCCAGGATTTTGGTGGACTCAGCTGCGCGCGAATGGAAACTAAAGTATCCTACTTCAAAAATGGATGATTGTGCGGTGGTTTGCTTATTTTTGGATGGGAAAATGGACACAGAATCTGATTACGAGGAACAGGGGTTATCATCTGCAACCGTTCAAAGTAATCATTCAGGTAATGCAATAGAAACCGATGATGGGCAGAAGACGGAGCTATACTTGCCGAGGAATTTCACGGTTAGATCATCGGAAGAAAGTGACAGTTACGGGAGAGTAGCAGCAGAGTTTGAAGGAAATGTGGATGCAGTCTCGACAGAGGATCAAAACTGGTCAGGTCTGGAAGGTGTGACACGAGTGAACTCACTTGTCCAGCTTCCAAGATTTTCCGAGGAAAGACCAAACCCTTAA
- the LOC107909262 gene encoding probable protein phosphatase 2C 52 isoform X2 — translation MGCSVSTSSRSTCSSGSRGEAVSPLFFEIGFCGTKRTKRTFSDHVITLQNLPSVPNRIFTNGKSRTSCIFTQQGRKGINQDAMIVWEDFMSEDVTFCGVFDGHGPQGHLVARKVRDALPLKLLSSMHSYQSRQNGSGGACLKGNLKKSDGSPEDRLNCLWKETFMKSYKAMDKELRSHPNLDCFCSGSTAVTIVKQGPNLFMGYIGDSRAIMGSKDSNGSMVAIQLTVDLKPDLPREAERIKKCRGRVFALQDEPEVPRVWLPFDDAPGLAMARAFGDFCLKEYGVISIPEFSHRLLTERDQFIVLASDGVWDVLSNEEVVEIVSLAPTRSSAARILVDSAAREWKLKYPTSKMDDCAVVCLFLDGKMDTESDYEEQGLSSATVQSNHSGNAIETDDGQKTELYLPRNFTVRSSEESDSYGRVAAEFEGNVDAVSTEDQNWSGLEGVTRVNSLVQLPRFSEERPNP, via the exons ATGGGGTGTTCTGTTTCCACTAGTAGTCGGAGTACTTGCAGTTCCGGGAGCCGTGGGGAGGCAGTTTCTCCTTTGTTTTTCGAGATTGGATTTTGTGGGACAAAGAGAACTAAGAGAACGTTCTCTGATCATGTTATTACGCTGCAGAATTTACCCTCAGTACCCAACAGGATTTTCACAAATGGGAAGAGCCGAACTTCTTGCATATTCACTCAGCAGGGTCGAAAGGGAATCAACCAGGATGCCATGATTGTATGGGAA GATTTCATGTCTGAAGATGTGACCTTTTGTGGTGTATTTGATGGCCATGGTCCACAAGGTCATCTCGTTGCTCGCAAAGTGCGAGATGCCCTGCCCCTTAAATTGCTATCCTCCATGCATTCGTATCAGTCGAGGCAAAATGGGTCCGGAGGAGCATGTTTGAAGGGGAATTTGAAGAAATCGGATGGCTCTCCTGAGGACAGATTAAATTGTTTGTGGAAGGAAACATTCATGAAGTCATACAAAGCCATGGATAAAGAGTTGAGGTCCCATCCTAATTTGGACTGCTTCTGTAGTGGTAGCACTGCTGTCACTATAGTGAAACAG GGCCCCAACCTTTTCATGGGATATATCGGGGATTCTCGTGCGATTATGGGATCCAAGGATAGCAATGGTTCAATGGTAGCAATCCAATTGACAGTTGATCTGAAGCCTGATTTACCAA GGGAAGCTGAAAGGATCAAAAAGTGCAGAGGTAGGGTCTTCGCATTGCAAGATGAACCCGAAGTACCGAGAGTATGGTTGCCATTTGATGATGCCCCTGGGCTAGCAATGGCTCGAGCTTTCGGGGATTTTTGTTTGAAGGAATATGGCGTTATCTCTATACCTGAATTTTCCCACCGGCTCCTTACGGAGAGAGATCAATTCATTGTTCTTGCCTCAGATGGG GTTTGGGATGTATTGAGCAACGAAGAGGTGGTTGAGATTGTATCCTTGGCTCCTACCCGGTCATCCGCTGCCAGGATTTTGGTGGACTCAGCTGCGCGCGAATGGAAACTAAAGTATCCTACTTCAAAAATGGATGATTGTGCGGTGGTTTGCTTATTTTTGGATGGGAAAATGGACACAGAATCTGATTACGAGGAACAGGGGTTATCATCTGCAACCGTTCAAAGTAATCATTCAGGTAATGCAATAGAAACCGATGATGGGCAGAAGACGGAGCTATACTTGCCGAGGAATTTCACGGTTAGATCATCGGAAGAAAGTGACAGTTACGGGAGAGTAGCAGCAGAGTTTGAAGGAAATGTGGATGCAGTCTCGACAGAGGATCAAAACTGGTCAGGTCTGGAAGGTGTGACACGAGTGAACTCACTTGTCCAGCTTCCAAGATTTTCCGAGGAAAGACCAAACCCTTAA